From a single Accipiter gentilis chromosome 10, bAccGen1.1, whole genome shotgun sequence genomic region:
- the LOC126043617 gene encoding CDC42 small effector protein 2-B-like, giving the protein MTEFLVCFNWCNGEQPQPKRRRRLDRNMIGEPMNFVHTAHIGAREMSSDYSSAVSIQDHMKSKGGYTNGTSATVEI; this is encoded by the exons ATGACTGAGTTCCTGGTTTGTTTTAATTGGTGCAATGGTGAACAGCCCCAGCCG AAGAGGCGTCGGAGACTGGACCGGAATATGATAGGAGAACCAATGAACTTTGTACACACTGCGCATATTGGGGCAAGAGAGATGAGTAGTGACTATTCATCA GCTGTATCAATTCAGGACCACATGAAGTCTAAAGGTGGCTACACAAATGGCACTTCTGCAACTGTTGAGATATAG